The Erpetoichthys calabaricus chromosome 5, fErpCal1.3, whole genome shotgun sequence genome has a segment encoding these proteins:
- the si:dkey-96l17.6 gene encoding uncharacterized protein si:dkey-96l17.6 has protein sequence MLEDMRGKIRVFCRIRPLDKSEVARGSKCVITCPDEYTVTVDSTRGLKEFQFDKVFNGTSMQDEVFEDTSRLIQSAVDGYNVCIFAYGQTGSGKTFTMIGDKDLSNPGVMPRAFKRMFQIIDENQSKSDFKVSAYMLELYNDRLLDLFVHPNESFNKKTEIKKDKKGLVFVQGPEIKEASSAEELFALFEQGCSNRHIAATRMNAESSRSHLIIGVLIESTNLTNGSITYGKLSLVDLAGSERAAKTGAKFEQLKEANSINKSLSALSDVIFALSTEQSFIPYRNNKLTQLMQDSLGGNAKTLMFVNISPADYNAEETIISLVYATRVKAITNNAVKNIESKEIARLKESEEQLIGCYAKTSTQDVSWLCMTGKAMRKSKKRMGSKRR, from the exons ATGTTGGAAGACATGAGag gaAAAATCAGAGTATTCTGCCGTATACGTCCTTTGGATAAATCTGAAGTAGCTCGTGGAAGTAAATGTGTTATTACTTGTCCCGATGAGTACACGGTAACTGTGGACAGCACCCGTGGGCTCAAGGAGTTCCAGTTTGACAAAGTTTTTAATGGCACGAGCATGCAAGATGAAGTTTTTGAGGATACAAGCAG GCTAATCCAATCAGCTGTGGATGGCTATAATGTCTGTATTTTTGCCTATGGACAAACTGGCTCTGGAAAGACATTTACGATGATAGGTGACAAAGATCTGAGCAATCCAGGAGTTATGCCAAGAGCTTTTAAGAGGATGTTTCAGATTATTGATGAGAACCAATCAAAGTCAGACTTTAAG GTATCTGCTTATATGTTGGAACTCTACAATGATCGTCTATTGGATCTATTTGTACATCCAAATGAGTCATTTAATAAGAAGACTGAAATCAAGAAAGATAAAAAGGGTCTTGTGTTTGTTCAGGGGCCAGAAATTAAAGAAGCATCTAGTGCAGAGGAGCTTTTTGCCCTGTTTGAACAAGGCTGCAGCAACAGACATATTGCTGCCACAA gaatgAATGCTGAAAGCTCACGGTCCCATTTAATCATTGGGGTCCTAATTGAAAGCACTAACCTCACCAATGGAAGCATAACTTACGGAAAGCTGAGTCTTGTTGATTTAGCAGGAAGTGAAAGGGCTGCAAAAACTGGAGCAAAATTTGAGCAGCTGAAG GAAGCAAACTCCATCAATAAGTCGCTAAGTGCTCTGAGTGATGTCATCTTTGCCCTTTCAACTGAGCAGTCATTTATACCGTATCGCAATAACAAACTGACTCAGCTCATGCAAGACTCCCTGGGAGGAAATGCAAAAACACTTATGTTTGTCAACATCTCTCCAGCAGACTACAATGCAGAAGAAACTATCATTTCACTGGT CTATGCCACACGTGTTAAGGCAATAACCAATAATGCTGTGAAAAATATTGAAAGTAAGGAAATCGCTCGGCTTAAAGAG AGTGAAGAGCAGCTTATAGGATGCTATGCAAAAACTAGTACACAAGATGTCAGCTGGCTTTGTATGACTGGGAAGGCAATgagaaaaagcaaaaagagaatGGGATCAAAAAGGAGATAA